One region of Caldisericaceae bacterium genomic DNA includes:
- a CDS encoding metal-dependent transcriptional regulator has protein sequence MKYSKNIEDYLEAIYVLSEDKGFTRVKDIAKFLNVKLPSVTEILKKLQEGGLVEHSPYGEVKLTEKGIYLGKEVWDKHKIIYSFLKNFINVKDEVAFKEACLVEHSLSKETIEKLKEFIKSLKK, from the coding sequence ATGAAATACTCAAAAAATATAGAAGACTATTTAGAAGCAATCTATGTTCTTTCGGAAGATAAGGGTTTTACAAGGGTAAAAGATATTGCTAAATTTCTAAATGTGAAACTTCCATCTGTAACTGAAATACTTAAAAAACTTCAAGAAGGTGGACTTGTAGAGCATTCGCCATACGGAGAAGTTAAACTCACAGAAAAAGGCATATACTTAGGTAAAGAAGTTTGGGATAAGCACAAAATTATATACAGTTTCTTGAAAAATTTTATTAATGTTAAAGATGAAGTAGCGTTTAAAGAGGCTTGTCTTGTGGAACATTCTCTTTCCAAGGAAACAATAGAAAAATTAAAAGAATTTATCAAGAGCCTTAAAAAATAA
- the feoB gene encoding ferrous iron transport protein B, with amino-acid sequence MKKQITIALAGNANVGKSVIFNQLTGGNQIIGNWPGKTVEVAYGSIETKDVTAKVVDLPGIYSLSTYSEEELVTRQFIMEEKPDVVIVVVDAAHFYRNLFFLLQILEIQTKVVVALNQYDILEKDGYEIDTEKLEQILHAKVIKTIATKNVNLKGLFEVALKVAQNEINGSYLKYGKEVEERIEKLTAHIQGDFGVSKRFFAIKLLERDSEVEKLMNDENIIKLRDELAKELEDLHGENTQTIIIQERYALAERIIEKVLIKKKKALLDLSTKIDNVLLNPFFGFVFLFLILLFMFFVVFKLGSFLSDYLDSFFETFKTSFMSLNMPQYVKTFLWDGIVEGVIAAFGIVLPYIAPFYFLLAFLEDSGYLARIAFLTDVFMHRLGIHGKAFIPLIESFGCSVPAIMGTRVLERKRDRIITSILATLIPCSARSVIVFGLVAAFLGPLYAVGIYVLDFIFIFVVGLFLNRYIKGSATGLIMDMPRYRKPVLKVILKQTWIRLKEFFTFATPIIVVTNAIMEGLILLNLLPYLEILVKPLAIFLGLPALATLTLIFGVLRKELTLIMLATFYHTSNFLLVLTPKQIFIYGFVTMIYIPCIATIAMLKREFGTTTALLITIFEFIVAVILGGILNVVLRFI; translated from the coding sequence ATGAAGAAACAAATTACCATTGCCCTTGCCGGGAACGCTAACGTTGGGAAAAGTGTTATTTTTAATCAACTTACAGGTGGCAACCAAATCATTGGAAATTGGCCTGGCAAAACAGTCGAAGTTGCTTACGGTTCTATAGAAACAAAAGATGTTACAGCAAAAGTCGTTGATTTACCAGGGATCTATTCTCTTTCAACCTATTCAGAGGAAGAACTTGTAACAAGGCAGTTTATCATGGAAGAAAAGCCAGATGTTGTGATTGTTGTAGTTGATGCAGCACACTTTTATAGAAACCTCTTCTTTCTTTTACAGATTCTTGAAATCCAAACAAAAGTAGTTGTTGCACTCAACCAGTATGATATCCTTGAAAAAGATGGTTATGAAATAGATACCGAAAAACTTGAGCAAATACTCCATGCTAAGGTCATTAAAACAATTGCAACAAAAAATGTTAACCTTAAAGGACTTTTTGAAGTTGCCTTAAAAGTTGCACAAAACGAAATTAATGGCTCTTATTTAAAATACGGAAAAGAAGTTGAAGAACGTATAGAAAAACTTACCGCTCACATACAGGGTGATTTTGGAGTTTCCAAAAGATTTTTTGCTATAAAACTCCTTGAGCGCGACTCAGAAGTTGAAAAACTCATGAACGATGAAAACATCATCAAGTTAAGGGATGAACTTGCAAAAGAACTTGAAGATCTCCACGGAGAAAATACCCAAACGATAATTATCCAAGAAAGGTATGCCCTTGCGGAACGTATCATTGAGAAGGTGCTTATTAAAAAGAAAAAGGCATTACTTGATTTGTCTACTAAAATAGACAATGTCCTTCTTAATCCATTTTTTGGGTTTGTTTTCCTTTTCTTAATTCTTCTTTTTATGTTTTTTGTTGTGTTTAAGTTGGGTAGTTTTCTATCGGATTATTTAGATAGCTTCTTTGAAACTTTTAAAACTTCTTTTATGTCTTTAAATATGCCACAATATGTGAAAACATTTTTATGGGATGGTATAGTAGAGGGAGTAATTGCAGCATTCGGTATTGTGCTTCCGTATATTGCACCATTTTATTTTCTTTTAGCTTTTCTTGAGGATAGTGGATACCTTGCAAGAATCGCGTTTTTAACAGATGTTTTTATGCATAGATTAGGGATACACGGTAAGGCGTTTATTCCACTTATTGAGAGCTTTGGATGTAGTGTCCCTGCAATAATGGGAACAAGAGTCCTTGAGAGAAAAAGAGATAGAATTATTACTTCAATACTTGCAACTCTTATACCTTGCTCTGCAAGGTCGGTTATAGTTTTTGGTCTTGTTGCAGCATTTTTAGGTCCGCTGTATGCGGTAGGTATTTATGTTCTTGATTTCATTTTTATCTTTGTGGTTGGACTGTTTCTCAATAGATACATCAAAGGAAGTGCAACAGGACTTATTATGGATATGCCAAGATATAGAAAGCCAGTTTTGAAAGTTATATTAAAGCAAACATGGATAAGGCTAAAAGAATTCTTTACTTTTGCAACTCCAATTATTGTTGTAACAAATGCAATTATGGAAGGCTTAATCTTATTAAACCTCCTTCCTTACCTTGAAATCTTGGTGAAACCTTTAGCAATCTTTCTTGGACTGCCTGCTCTTGCTACCCTTACCCTTATTTTTGGTGTTCTAAGAAAAGAACTTACCCTTATCATGTTAGCAACCTTTTACCATACATCTAACTTTTTATTAGTGCTTACACCAAAGCAGATTTTTATTTATGGTTTTGTTACAATGATCTATATTCCATGTATTGCAACAATTGCTATGTTAAAAAGGGAATTTGGCACAACAACTGCCTTACTAATAACTATTTTTGAATTTATAGTTGCTGTAATTCTTGGCGGAATTTTGAATGTTGTTTTGAGGTTTATATAA
- a CDS encoding ferrous iron transport protein A — MKKTLSQIEAGRKAIIVDFAAHGRGSIPHYIIRLQEMGILKGEKVLMIRNAGIGPIEVAVKGTHLALGRGIASKIIVEEVKE, encoded by the coding sequence ATGAAAAAGACACTATCTCAAATTGAAGCAGGCAGAAAGGCAATAATAGTGGACTTTGCAGCCCATGGAAGAGGTTCAATACCACACTATATTATCCGTCTTCAAGAAATGGGTATTTTAAAAGGAGAAAAAGTTCTTATGATTAGAAATGCAGGTATTGGCCCTATTGAAGTAGCTGTAAAAGGCACACATCTTGCACTTGGAAGAGGCATTGCCTCAAAAATCATCGTAGAAGAGGTTAAAGAATAA
- a CDS encoding prepilin-type N-terminal cleavage/methylation domain-containing protein, whose product MRKRRGFTLVELAIVIAILGILALYAIPKYQGMVEEARSAEARAQLGSVRSALGIYYAKNHGTFPAALDGTLFAEGSVPQVEITVSGSPSRSNAVATGDADGVVEPATEVTNAGGYVYDVNGTRTQADVRLNSSDTDPVTTKHWYEY is encoded by the coding sequence ATGAGAAAAAGAAGAGGTTTCACATTGGTTGAGTTAGCAATCGTTATTGCAATTCTTGGAATCCTTGCTCTCTATGCCATCCCCAAGTACCAGGGTATGGTAGAAGAAGCAAGAAGTGCCGAAGCAAGAGCACAACTTGGTAGTGTAAGGTCTGCTTTGGGTATTTACTATGCAAAAAATCATGGCACATTCCCTGCAGCACTTGACGGAACACTTTTTGCAGAAGGAAGCGTTCCTCAGGTAGAAATAACTGTAAGTGGAAGTCCTTCAAGAAGTAATGCAGTTGCAACTGGTGACGCTGATGGAGTTGTTGAACCTGCAACAGAGGTTACTAATGCAGGCGGTTATGTATACGATGTAAATGGCACTCGTACCCAAGCAGATGTAAGGCTTAATTCATCAGATACCGACCCTGTCACAACAAAGCATTGGTACGAATATTAA
- a CDS encoding type II secretion system F family protein, producing the protein MPNFEYKIITASGSNQVGRMEANSMGDVANSLRSMGARIIYIKEIRGFSTETGKNEGFFSRFQSVSIRDLSIFTNQFGTMLNAGLSISRALAVLEKQTSNTNLVKIIKDLGEEVKKGNQLSSALKKFPNVFSPLYISMVQAGETSGNLGNALITMSSFLQRDFETRNKIRGAMTYPVAVLGFSILIVVGLFIFVIPTFQGFLEQLGAPLPAITKMIFSIANFLIHYGWVILVIIIVLAIAYGRWVRTPNGRKTVDGLKLKLPLISELTLKSSMARFSDTLATLFSAGIPIIQCLQTVRGVIDNVVIGEKIDGIVDAIQKGESLSSALQKSGMFTPMVYDMTAIGEESGSLDKMLRKVAEFYNEEVNFLINNISALINPIMMVGVGGLIGGTLIGLYLPVFQMASFIK; encoded by the coding sequence ATGCCAAACTTCGAATACAAAATAATAACTGCAAGTGGAAGTAACCAGGTAGGAAGAATGGAAGCAAATAGCATGGGTGATGTTGCAAATTCTTTAAGGAGTATGGGTGCTCGTATAATCTATATAAAAGAAATTAGAGGGTTCTCAACTGAAACAGGAAAAAATGAGGGGTTCTTTTCGAGATTTCAAAGCGTAAGTATAAGAGACCTTTCAATATTTACAAACCAATTTGGAACAATGTTAAATGCAGGTTTATCCATCTCAAGAGCACTTGCAGTTCTTGAAAAACAAACATCTAACACTAACCTTGTTAAAATTATAAAAGACTTAGGCGAGGAAGTTAAAAAAGGAAACCAGTTGTCTTCTGCTCTTAAAAAGTTTCCCAATGTGTTTTCTCCTCTTTACATAAGTATGGTGCAAGCAGGGGAAACTTCGGGAAATTTAGGTAATGCACTTATTACTATGAGTTCCTTTCTTCAAAGAGATTTTGAAACAAGAAACAAAATTAGGGGTGCAATGACTTATCCTGTTGCTGTGCTTGGTTTTTCCATTTTAATTGTTGTAGGGCTTTTTATCTTTGTCATTCCAACTTTTCAGGGCTTCCTTGAACAACTGGGTGCACCACTTCCTGCAATAACAAAAATGATTTTCTCAATTGCAAATTTTTTAATCCACTATGGATGGGTTATACTTGTTATCATAATTGTTTTAGCAATTGCATATGGGCGTTGGGTAAGAACTCCAAACGGGCGTAAGACTGTTGATGGTCTAAAGTTAAAACTTCCACTAATTTCAGAACTTACTTTAAAATCGTCTATGGCAAGGTTTTCTGATACTCTTGCAACACTCTTCTCGGCAGGTATACCCATTATTCAATGCTTACAAACAGTAAGGGGGGTTATTGACAACGTTGTTATAGGAGAAAAGATTGATGGCATTGTTGATGCAATTCAAAAAGGTGAATCGTTGTCAAGTGCTCTTCAAAAAAGCGGAATGTTTACACCAATGGTATACGATATGACTGCAATTGGCGAAGAAAGTGGCTCTCTTGATAAAATGCTAAGGAAAGTTGCCGAATTTTATAACGAAGAAGTTAATTTCCTTATTAATAACATTTCTGCTCTTATAAACCCGATAATGATGGTGGGAGTTGGAGGACTCATAGGAGGAACGCTCATTGGTTTGTATTTGCCTGTATTCCAGATGGCTTCTTTCATAAAGTAA
- a CDS encoding type IV pilus twitching motility protein PilT, which yields MDINSILSLAEEHHASDVHLTVGLPPVLRIHKDLVFVDTDPLTSEDIAELMFSIMTDKQKELFKERLEFDFSYGVKGIARFRVNVFMQRGSIAAAFRRIPFEIPPLDSLGVPPVAHKIIEEERGFVLVTGPTGHGKSTTLAAMIDEINSKYSKHIITIEDPIEYLFKHKRSVVVQREFGTDTLSFPSALRAALREDPDVILVGEMRDLETIATALTAAETGHLVFATLHTNSAAQTIDRIVDVFPPSQQEQVKMQLSSVLLAVISQQLIQKKDKSGLVLATEVLIATPAIRNLIREGKTHMIPSIIQTSSNMQMQTMEMSLKDLVLKGEITYEDGLRYAFNKESFIHLMER from the coding sequence ATGGATATAAATTCAATTCTTTCACTTGCAGAAGAACATCACGCTTCTGATGTTCATTTAACGGTAGGATTACCACCCGTGTTAAGGATCCACAAAGATCTTGTTTTTGTAGATACAGACCCACTAACTTCGGAAGATATTGCAGAACTTATGTTTTCAATTATGACTGACAAACAAAAAGAACTTTTTAAAGAACGTCTTGAATTTGACTTTTCTTATGGTGTAAAGGGAATAGCGCGTTTTAGGGTAAATGTTTTTATGCAAAGAGGCTCTATTGCAGCAGCATTTAGAAGGATCCCTTTTGAAATTCCCCCACTTGATTCACTTGGAGTTCCACCTGTTGCACATAAAATCATAGAAGAGGAAAGAGGTTTTGTTCTTGTAACTGGTCCTACTGGTCATGGAAAGTCAACAACACTTGCTGCCATGATTGATGAGATTAATTCAAAATATTCAAAACATATAATTACCATAGAAGATCCTATTGAATACTTATTTAAGCATAAGAGATCTGTTGTTGTGCAAAGAGAGTTTGGCACAGATACTCTATCTTTTCCGTCTGCTTTAAGAGCAGCCCTTCGTGAAGACCCTGATGTAATCCTTGTTGGAGAAATGAGAGACCTTGAAACGATTGCAACTGCTCTTACTGCTGCAGAGACGGGGCACCTTGTTTTTGCAACACTGCATACAAATTCTGCTGCACAAACAATCGATAGGATTGTAGATGTGTTTCCTCCAAGCCAACAAGAACAAGTAAAAATGCAGCTATCTTCTGTGCTTCTTGCGGTAATCTCACAACAGTTAATTCAGAAGAAGGATAAATCTGGGTTGGTGCTTGCAACGGAAGTCCTCATTGCAACGCCTGCAATAAGAAACCTCATAAGAGAGGGAAAAACTCATATGATACCTTCAATTATTCAAACATCATCAAACATGCAGATGCAGACTATGGAAATGTCTCTAAAAGACCTTGTGTTAAAAGGGGAAATTACCTATGAAGATGGTTTAAGGTATGCTTTCAATAAAGAAAGCTTTATCCATTTAATGGAAAGGTGA